One genomic region from Bufo bufo chromosome 3, aBufBuf1.1, whole genome shotgun sequence encodes:
- the GGACT gene encoding gamma-glutamylaminecyclotransferase, giving the protein MNYIFVYGTLKKGQPNYHQMTDPNNGKAVFKGTGRTVDKYPLVIAQNGNIPFLMNVPGTGHRIAGEIYSVDDQMLQFLDEFEDCPDMYQRTIKRIEILKWGGKDDSPEGRAAANTIECFVYSTTSYQPEWLSLPYLDCYDSYGTHGLPYINHQ; this is encoded by the coding sequence ATGAATTACATCTTTGTATATGGAACTCTTAAGAAGGGGCAACCAAACTATCACCAGATGACTGATCCAAACAATGGAAAAGCAGTATTTAAAGGCACAGGAAGAACAGTTGACAAGTATCCACTGGTGATAGCTCAAAATGGCAATATACCATTTCTCATGAATGTTCCAGGAACCGGCCACCGTATTGCTGGAGAGATATATTCGGTTGATGACCAGATGCTACAATTCCTGGATGAATTTGAAGACTGTCCAGACATGTACCAACGCACTATTAAGAGGATTGAAATATTGAAGTGGGGAGGTAAAGATGATTCACCTGAGGGGAGAGCAGCTGCTAACACCATAGAGTGTTTTGTCTACAGCACTACAAGCTACCAGCCGGAGTGGCTCAGTCTACCTTACCTCGACTGCTATGATTCCTATGGGACACATGGCCTTCCTTATATTAATCATCAGTAG